Below is a window of Aerococcus viridans DNA.
TCTAAATTGACAGTATCGCAACCAATTTACTTTGACACAGGCGAACAAGATGGCCGTATGGTCTTTGTTTTACCTCGTGAAAATAAAACTTACTTTGGTACAACAGATACTGACTACACAGGTGATTTTGAAAACCCAACAGTGACTCAAGAAGACGTTGATTACCTATTACGTGTTGTTAACCACCGCTTCCCATATGCCAACTTATCTATCAATGATATTGAAGCTTCATGGGCAGGTTTACGACCTTTAATTGATTCAAATAACGCCTCTGACTACAATGGTGGTGACGCTGGTCGTTTATCAGAACGTACATTTGACGAATTAGTGGCTTTATTCGATGACTACAGCAAAGATAAAGTTGAACGTAGCGCGGTTGAAGATAAATTACAAGATTTAGGCTCTAATACTTCTGAACGTGGTGATGGAAGCCCATCAAGCGTATCACGTGGCTCAGACTTATCTATTTCTGACTCAGGATTATTTACATTAGCTGGTGGTAAAATCACTGACTACCGTAAGATGGCTAAAGGAGCAATGGAAAAAATAATCCCTGCTGTAGCTGACCTTACTGGTAAAAACTATGATTTAGTACAGTCATCGACTTACCCAGTATCTGGTGGTCAATTTGATCCAAATAGCTATGAAACTGCTATGGAAACTTTTGCCAATGTAGGTGTAGCTCGTGGTTTAACTTACGGACAGTCACTTAAATTAGCTAAATTGTATGGTTCAAATATGAACCGTGTGATTTCATACCTACCAGTAGCCAAAGAATATGCAGCAAAATATGACTATCCAGTTGATATTGCTGTCAGTCTAATTTACGCCTTAGAGGAAGAAGGGGTATACACACCATCAGACTTCTTCGCTCGTCGTACAACATTAATGTTGTTCCAACACGACAAGATGCTTGAAGTGAAAGATGCTGTAAGCCAAACAATCGTTGATTACTTTGAATTAGACCAAGCAAGCGCAGACCAACAAACAGCCGCTTTAGATGCTGAAATTGCTAAGGCTGAATTACAGTACTTAAAATAATTTATATTTTAGCGTAAAAATTCTATAAATAATATATTTTAATAAAAACACAGGAGGTTTTGATATGGATGGATTTATTGGTGAATTAATTGGTACTTTTTTACTGGTCTTATTAGGGTGTGGGGTTAATGCTGGTGTAAACTTAAACAAATCGAATTCCAAAGAAAGTGGATGGATTGTTATTACCATGGGTTGGGCTTTAGCTGTAACTATTGGTGTATACGCTTCTGGTTTCTTGTCAGACGCCCACTTAAACCCAGCGGTTACTATTGCTTTCGCTGTAAACGGTTCATTTGCTTGGGCTGAAGTGATCCCTTATATTGCTGGTCAAATGATTGGGGCAATTCTAGGTGCTACGACAGTTTGGTTAGCTTACCACGAGCAATTTGAAGCAACTAACGAAGAAGGTTCAATCTTAGGTACTTTCGCAACTGGTCCTCAAGTTGAAAGTCCTGTATGGAACCTAATGACTGAAATCATTGGTACCGCTGTTTTGGTTATTGGTGTTATGGCCTTAGGTGCAAACCAAATTTCAGACGGTTTAAACCCAATGATCGTTGGTATCATAGTAGGGGCGGTAGGACTTTCATTAGGTGGTCCTACGGGATACGCCATCAACCCGGCTCGTGACTTAGGTCCTCGTATTGCCCATGCCTTCCTACCAATTTCAGGTAAGGGTGGTTCTAACTGGGGCTACGCTTGGGTTCCAATTGTAGGTCCTATCATTGGTGCAATCATTGCAGCCTTAGTATATAACTTGGTATTATAATAAAATTTTAAGTATACAAAAAATCCAGAACAAACGTTCTGGATTTTTTTTGGTTATTTTTACAATTTAAACAAGAGGGCGAATGTCTTTTTCC
It encodes the following:
- the glpO gene encoding type 1 glycerol-3-phosphate oxidase: MSKLSFKYRKETVEQLKENQYDLFIIGGGITGAGVAIQAAASGLKTALVDMQDFSEGTSSRSTKLVHGGIRYLKNFDLEVVSDTVTERATVHNIAPHIPQPDPMLMPLYDEPKVTFNPLRLQIAMDIYDSLAGVKDSQYANEMLSKDEVLSRQPDLMAEGLIGGGKYLDFNNNDSRLVIENIKQANDDGADLLSHAKVVGFEYENDKIVAVKVEDLLSGETFTVKSHVVINTTGPWSDTIRQLDGSDEKPAQMRPTKGVHFVVDKSKLTVSQPIYFDTGEQDGRMVFVLPRENKTYFGTTDTDYTGDFENPTVTQEDVDYLLRVVNHRFPYANLSINDIEASWAGLRPLIDSNNASDYNGGDAGRLSERTFDELVALFDDYSKDKVERSAVEDKLQDLGSNTSERGDGSPSSVSRGSDLSISDSGLFTLAGGKITDYRKMAKGAMEKIIPAVADLTGKNYDLVQSSTYPVSGGQFDPNSYETAMETFANVGVARGLTYGQSLKLAKLYGSNMNRVISYLPVAKEYAAKYDYPVDIAVSLIYALEEEGVYTPSDFFARRTTLMLFQHDKMLEVKDAVSQTIVDYFELDQASADQQTAALDAEIAKAELQYLK
- a CDS encoding MIP/aquaporin family protein, with amino-acid sequence MDGFIGELIGTFLLVLLGCGVNAGVNLNKSNSKESGWIVITMGWALAVTIGVYASGFLSDAHLNPAVTIAFAVNGSFAWAEVIPYIAGQMIGAILGATTVWLAYHEQFEATNEEGSILGTFATGPQVESPVWNLMTEIIGTAVLVIGVMALGANQISDGLNPMIVGIIVGAVGLSLGGPTGYAINPARDLGPRIAHAFLPISGKGGSNWGYAWVPIVGPIIGAIIAALVYNLVL